The window CTTGACCGACACAAGGACACCATGACCATTACCACTGGTTCCGGTTTGCAATATGAAGATGTCAGACTCGGCGAAGGCGACGCCGCGCAGGCAGGCCAGACGGTATTTGTGCATTACACGGGCTGGCTGACCGATGGCAAGAAATTCGATTCCAGCAAGGATCGCGGCCAGCCGTTCAGTTTTGATCTCGGCAAGCGTCGGGTCATAGCAGGTTGGGATGAAGGCGTTGCCGGTATGAAGGTCCGCGGCGTGCGCAAACTGATCATTCCACCGCAACTCGGTTACGGCGCACGCGGCGCCGGCAAAGTCATTCCGCCAGATGCGACGCTGATTTTCGAAGTCGAACTGCTCAAGATCGCGTAGCCCGGAGAGAACCTGTACCTCTACGCCCTGCCTTCAAGGAAAATCACCTGATCAAGCCGACCGATTGCGCAACATCACAAACGTGATTCCCGCGTGACTTTTGCGTGATAAATTCCTGCGAAACTCGTCTCCTATCTGCAAATCAGCCGGGTCGAATGCAAACGACAGGGGGGCGAGATCATATCGACCGCGTTGTACAAAATGACTACCCGTGGAATGAAGCGGGGCCAACAAGAACGCAGAACGCCCGCACCACTCAGGGATGATTTTTCGGACGGCGATTCACGCCCCAATCACGAATAAATCACGTTTGTATCCGGCGGCGTGGTGAGACAGCGGCGGAGCGAAACGAAAATCGCCAAGCGCTTTTCGCGTGTGCGGGAACAGATGGAAGGCGGCAATTGAGAGTACCTGTACGACGCGAGTCGCTGCCTGATCTTGCTGCCGATCGATGACAAAGGCTTACGGGATTTACCGGCTGACCCTGATGCCGAAG is drawn from Burkholderiales bacterium and contains these coding sequences:
- a CDS encoding FKBP-type peptidyl-prolyl cis-trans isomerase; translated protein: MTITTGSGLQYEDVRLGEGDAAQAGQTVFVHYTGWLTDGKKFDSSKDRGQPFSFDLGKRRVIAGWDEGVAGMKVRGVRKLIIPPQLGYGARGAGKVIPPDATLIFEVELLKIA